From Streptomyces durmitorensis, a single genomic window includes:
- the lon gene encoding endopeptidase La, which translates to MTTESKAPTPLTLPVLPLDDEVVLPGMVVPFDLSDTDVRAAVEAAQAAARSDGSSKPQVLLVPRIDGTYAATGVLGTVEQVGRLSDGDPGALIRGRGRVRIGAGTTGPGAALWVEGLKVDETVPDPLPGALAELVKEYKALATSWLKKRGAWQVVDRVQAIEDVSALADNSGYSPFLSTQQKIQLLETEDPAARLKLATEQLSEHLAEQDVAESIAKDVQEGVDKQQREFLLRRQLDAVRKELREINGEQDGEESDDYRTRVEAADLPENVREAALKEVDKLERSSDQSPEGSWIRTWLDTVLELPWNERTEDQYDIKGAQSILDAEHAGLSDVKERITEYLAVRKRRADRGLGVVGGRRGGAVLALVGPPGVGKTSLGESVAHAMGRKFVRVALGGVRDEAEIRGHRRTYVGALPGRIVRAIKEAGSMNPVVLLDEIDKVGSDFRGDPAAALLEVLDPAQNHTFRDHYLEVELDLSDVVFLATANVIEAIPEALLDRMELVRLDGYTEDEKVVIARDHLVPRQLERAGLQTDEVTLDESALRKLAGEYTREAGVRNLERSVARLLRKVAAQHELGEQELPFTVGEDNLRALIGRPHHVPESAQDPAERRTAVPGVATGLAVTGAGGDVLFVEASLADPETGAAGLTLTGQLGDVMKESAQIALSFLRSRGAELELPVADLKERGVHIHFPAGAVPKDGPSAGVTMTTALASLLSGRLVRTDVAMTGEVSLTGRVLPIGGVKQKLLAAHRAGITTVIIPKRNEADLDDVPAEILQKLDVHPVTDVRQVLELALTEAEVRIPAAA; encoded by the coding sequence ATGACTACTGAGTCCAAGGCGCCCACACCGCTCACCCTGCCCGTGCTGCCGCTCGACGACGAGGTTGTCCTGCCCGGCATGGTGGTTCCGTTCGACCTGTCCGACACCGACGTACGCGCCGCGGTGGAGGCCGCCCAGGCGGCCGCACGCTCCGATGGGAGCAGCAAGCCGCAGGTCCTTCTTGTTCCGCGCATCGACGGGACGTACGCCGCGACCGGCGTCCTCGGCACCGTCGAGCAGGTCGGGCGCCTCTCTGACGGCGACCCCGGCGCCCTCATCCGCGGCCGTGGCCGCGTGCGGATCGGCGCCGGCACGACCGGGCCCGGTGCGGCGCTCTGGGTGGAGGGGCTCAAGGTCGACGAGACCGTGCCCGACCCGCTGCCGGGAGCCCTTGCCGAGCTGGTCAAGGAGTACAAGGCGCTCGCCACCAGCTGGCTGAAGAAGCGCGGCGCCTGGCAGGTCGTCGACCGTGTCCAGGCGATCGAGGACGTCTCCGCCCTCGCCGACAACTCCGGCTACTCACCCTTCCTCTCCACCCAGCAGAAGATCCAGCTCCTGGAGACCGAGGACCCGGCCGCCCGCCTGAAGCTCGCCACCGAGCAGCTGAGCGAGCACCTCGCCGAGCAGGATGTCGCCGAGTCGATCGCCAAGGACGTGCAGGAAGGCGTCGACAAGCAGCAGCGCGAGTTCCTGCTGCGGCGCCAGCTCGACGCCGTGCGCAAGGAACTGCGCGAGATCAACGGCGAGCAGGACGGTGAGGAGTCCGACGACTACCGCACCCGCGTCGAGGCCGCCGACCTCCCCGAGAATGTCCGCGAGGCCGCCCTCAAGGAAGTCGACAAGCTGGAGCGCTCCAGCGACCAGTCGCCCGAGGGCTCCTGGATCAGGACCTGGCTCGACACCGTCCTGGAACTGCCCTGGAACGAACGCACCGAGGACCAGTACGACATCAAGGGCGCCCAGAGCATCCTCGACGCCGAGCACGCGGGCCTGTCGGACGTGAAGGAGCGCATCACCGAGTACCTCGCGGTGCGCAAGCGGCGTGCCGACCGCGGCCTCGGGGTCGTCGGCGGCCGCCGTGGCGGCGCGGTGCTCGCCCTCGTCGGTCCGCCCGGCGTCGGCAAGACCTCGCTCGGCGAGTCCGTCGCGCATGCCATGGGGCGCAAGTTCGTGCGGGTCGCGCTCGGCGGCGTACGCGACGAGGCGGAGATCCGCGGACACCGTCGTACGTACGTGGGGGCGCTGCCCGGACGGATCGTGCGGGCCATCAAGGAGGCCGGATCCATGAACCCGGTCGTGCTCCTCGACGAGATCGACAAGGTGGGCTCCGACTTCCGGGGCGACCCGGCCGCCGCCCTCCTCGAAGTCCTCGACCCGGCGCAGAACCACACGTTCCGCGACCACTACCTGGAGGTCGAGCTCGACCTGAGCGACGTCGTGTTCCTCGCGACGGCGAACGTCATCGAGGCCATCCCCGAGGCGCTGCTCGACCGCATGGAGCTGGTCAGGCTCGACGGGTACACCGAGGACGAGAAGGTCGTCATCGCCCGCGACCACCTGGTCCCGCGCCAGCTGGAGCGGGCCGGTCTTCAGACGGACGAGGTGACCCTGGACGAGAGCGCGCTGCGCAAGCTCGCGGGGGAGTACACCCGGGAAGCGGGCGTACGGAACCTGGAGCGGTCCGTCGCGCGGCTGCTCCGCAAGGTCGCGGCGCAGCACGAACTGGGCGAGCAGGAGCTGCCGTTCACCGTCGGCGAGGACAATCTGCGCGCGCTCATCGGGCGCCCGCACCACGTGCCCGAGTCGGCGCAGGACCCGGCCGAGCGGCGCACGGCGGTGCCGGGTGTGGCGACCGGGCTCGCGGTCACCGGCGCGGGAGGCGACGTCCTGTTCGTCGAGGCGTCGCTCGCCGATCCGGAGACCGGCGCCGCGGGACTGACCCTGACCGGTCAGCTCGGCGACGTGATGAAGGAGTCCGCGCAGATCGCGCTCTCCTTCCTGCGCTCGCGCGGCGCCGAACTGGAGCTGCCCGTCGCGGACCTGAAGGAACGCGGCGTGCACATCCACTTCCCGGCGGGCGCGGTGCCCAAGGACGGGCCGAGCGCGGGCGTCACCATGACGACCGCCCTGGCCTCGCTGCTCAGCGGCCGTCTCGTCCGTACGGACGTGGCCATGACCGGTGAGGTCTCGCTGACCGGGCGCGTCCTGCCGATCGGCGGCGTCAAGCAGAAGCTGCTGGCCGCGCACCGCGCCGGGATCACCACGGTGATCATCCCGAAGCGGAACGAGGCCGATCTGGACGACGTCCCGGCGGAGATCCTTCAGAAGCTGGACGTGCACCCGGTGACGGACGTCCGCCAGGTGCTCGAACTGGCGCTGACCGAGGCCGAGGTGAGGATTCCGGCCGCCGCGTGA
- a CDS encoding rhomboid-like protein: MERKERLTVNRSASAAPTAPEEIAPPGLDGIPRQREHGPEAAAPEAPEIHEARTASPAEGAASGLNRPSRLRPWRLLPTPTGTPFTFGYAALLTLTSLLAQYADPSLVSALHRHSSTDVAHLTQEPFLVLVASALWIAGGIASPYAIGFLLVLTALERRIGALRTAGVFLLGHVVATLATEVPVGLSVLAGHLPDSSLHRLDYGISFGVAASVGALAGLFRPWLRWLVLAGFGGMLIDDLIAFTDPMTNWGHLLALSIGVATWPLVRRWRHPASN; this comes from the coding sequence ATGGAACGGAAGGAGCGCCTCACCGTGAACCGGAGTGCGTCGGCTGCCCCCACGGCACCCGAGGAGATCGCCCCGCCCGGCCTCGACGGCATCCCGCGGCAACGGGAGCACGGGCCCGAGGCGGCCGCCCCCGAAGCTCCGGAAATCCATGAGGCGCGTACGGCGTCTCCGGCCGAGGGCGCCGCATCCGGCCTGAACCGTCCGAGCCGCCTGCGCCCCTGGCGCCTGCTGCCCACTCCCACCGGTACGCCCTTCACGTTCGGCTATGCCGCGCTCCTCACCCTGACCTCGCTCCTGGCGCAGTACGCGGACCCGTCCCTGGTCTCGGCCCTGCACCGCCACTCCAGCACGGACGTGGCCCACCTGACCCAGGAGCCGTTCCTCGTCCTGGTGGCCAGCGCGCTGTGGATCGCGGGCGGCATCGCTTCGCCGTACGCGATCGGCTTCCTGCTGGTCCTGACCGCCCTGGAGCGCCGCATCGGCGCGCTGCGCACGGCGGGCGTCTTCCTGCTCGGCCATGTCGTGGCCACCCTCGCGACCGAGGTCCCGGTCGGCCTCTCGGTCCTCGCGGGCCATCTGCCCGACAGCTCCCTGCACCGCCTCGACTACGGCATCAGCTTCGGCGTCGCGGCGAGCGTCGGCGCCCTTGCCGGTCTGTTCAGGCCGTGGCTGCGGTGGCTGGTGCTCGCCGGGTTCGGCGGCATGCTCATCGACGACCTGATCGCTTTCACGGACCCGATGACGAACTGGGGCCACCTGCTCGCGCTGTCGATCGGCGTCGCCACGTGGCCGCTGGTACGACGGTGGCGCCACCCCGCATCGAACTGA
- a CDS encoding spermidine synthase, which produces MHTHTTTPVVIDRREGPYGEVVLRRHGALLQIIANGCFLMDTSDGRSERLLVDAAYDALDGRPRPSLLIGGLGVGFSLAHAAADPRWGPIAVVERERAIIDWHRSGADAPLAGLSGAALADPRTEILHTDLVAHLHGTDSSHGAPRTYDALCLDIDNGPDWTVTEDNNSLYSPAGLAACRARLNPGGVLAVWSAQPSSAFDDALRNAGFQSVRTEEVTVARGVPDVVHLGVSAA; this is translated from the coding sequence ATGCACACCCACACCACCACCCCCGTCGTCATCGACCGGCGTGAGGGGCCGTACGGCGAAGTCGTACTGCGGCGCCATGGTGCGCTTCTGCAGATCATCGCCAATGGCTGTTTCCTCATGGACACTTCGGACGGCCGCTCGGAGCGGCTGCTCGTCGACGCGGCGTACGACGCGCTGGACGGCCGCCCGCGGCCCAGCCTCCTCATCGGCGGCCTGGGCGTCGGCTTCTCCCTCGCCCACGCGGCAGCGGACCCGCGCTGGGGCCCCATCGCCGTCGTGGAGCGCGAGCGGGCCATCATCGACTGGCACCGCTCGGGAGCGGACGCCCCGCTGGCGGGCCTCTCCGGGGCCGCGCTCGCCGATCCGCGCACGGAGATCCTGCACACAGACCTCGTGGCACACCTGCACGGCACCGACTCCTCTCACGGCGCCCCGAGAACGTACGACGCGCTCTGTCTGGACATCGACAACGGCCCGGACTGGACGGTGACCGAGGACAACAACTCCCTCTATTCTCCGGCCGGTCTGGCGGCCTGCCGGGCGCGTCTCAACCCCGGCGGAGTGCTCGCCGTGTGGTCGGCCCAACCCTCGTCCGCTTTCGACGACGCTCTACGGAATGCCGGGTTCCAGTCGGTACGGACGGAAGAGGTCACCGTTGCCCGAGGCGTACCCGACGTGGTTCATCTCGGCGTAAGCGCTGCGTAG
- a CDS encoding response regulator transcription factor: MEQTHTSQNGATAAMPGAQRRVLVVEDDPTIVDAIAARLRAEGFVVQTAGDGPSAVDTAQAWQPDLLILDIMLPGFDGLEVCRRVQAQRPVPVLMLTARDDETDMLVGLGVGADDYMTKPFSMRELAARVHVLLRRVERAALAATTPRSGILRLGELEIDHAQRRVRVRSEDVHLTPTEFDLLVCLANTPRAVLSREQLLAEVWDWADASGTRTVDSHIKALRRKIGAERIRTVHGVGYALETPTP, encoded by the coding sequence ATGGAGCAGACACACACCTCCCAGAACGGTGCGACGGCGGCGATGCCGGGCGCCCAGCGCCGGGTTCTGGTGGTCGAGGACGACCCGACGATCGTCGACGCCATCGCCGCCCGGCTACGCGCCGAGGGTTTCGTAGTGCAAACGGCGGGAGACGGTCCTTCGGCGGTCGACACCGCGCAGGCCTGGCAGCCCGATCTGCTGATCCTGGACATCATGCTGCCGGGCTTCGACGGGCTCGAAGTGTGCCGCCGGGTGCAGGCCCAGCGGCCGGTTCCCGTCCTCATGCTGACGGCGCGCGACGACGAGACGGACATGCTGGTCGGGCTCGGCGTCGGCGCCGACGACTACATGACCAAGCCGTTCTCCATGCGGGAGCTCGCGGCCCGTGTGCATGTCCTGCTGCGCAGGGTCGAGCGGGCCGCGCTCGCCGCGACCACGCCGCGCAGCGGGATCCTGCGGCTCGGCGAGCTGGAGATCGACCACGCCCAGCGGCGGGTCAGGGTCCGCAGCGAGGACGTACACCTGACGCCGACGGAGTTCGACCTGCTGGTCTGCCTGGCCAACACCCCGCGTGCGGTGCTCTCGCGCGAGCAGCTGCTCGCCGAGGTGTGGGACTGGGCCGACGCGTCGGGCACCCGGACCGTCGACAGCCACATCAAGGCGCTGCGCCGGAAGATCGGCGCCGAGCGCATCCGTACGGTGCACGGCGTCGGGTACGCCCTGGAGACCCCGACCCCCTGA
- a CDS encoding HAMP domain-containing sensor histidine kinase has translation MTGPFGGLRPFSIKTKLGTLVVVSVFITTGLLMVAMKTETELRFITVFSVIATLLITQFVAHSLTAPLDEMNSVARAVSHGDYTRRVRGADRRDELGDVATTINRMADDLEAQDQQRKELVANVSHELRTPIAALRAVLENVVDGVSAADPETMRTALKQTERLGRLVETLLDLSRLDNGVVPLRARRFEVWPYLSGVLKEANMVASARAGIASGSGSHTRTDVHLHLDVTPPELTAHADAERLHQVVANLIDNAVKHSPPHGRVTVRARRGLYPESLDLEVLDEGPGIPESEWHRVFERFNRGSHVNAPMQGPGSDGGTGLGLAIARWAVDMHGGHIGVAESPRGCRIQVTLPGLPEVRS, from the coding sequence ATGACAGGTCCCTTCGGCGGGCTGCGGCCGTTCTCCATCAAGACCAAGCTCGGCACCCTGGTGGTCGTCTCGGTCTTCATCACCACAGGCCTCCTGATGGTGGCGATGAAGACGGAGACGGAGCTGCGCTTCATCACCGTCTTCTCGGTGATCGCCACGCTGCTGATCACGCAGTTCGTGGCGCACAGCCTCACCGCGCCCCTGGACGAGATGAACTCCGTGGCGCGCGCCGTCTCGCACGGCGACTACACGCGCCGGGTGCGCGGCGCCGACCGCCGTGACGAGCTGGGCGACGTGGCCACCACGATCAACCGCATGGCGGACGATCTGGAGGCCCAGGACCAGCAGCGCAAGGAGCTCGTCGCCAACGTCTCGCACGAGCTGCGCACCCCCATCGCGGCGCTGCGCGCGGTCCTGGAGAACGTCGTCGACGGAGTCTCCGCCGCCGACCCGGAGACCATGCGCACGGCCCTGAAGCAGACGGAGCGGCTCGGGCGTCTCGTGGAGACCCTGCTCGACCTCTCCCGCCTGGACAACGGCGTCGTACCGCTGCGGGCCCGCCGCTTCGAGGTGTGGCCCTACCTGTCGGGCGTCCTGAAGGAGGCCAACATGGTGGCCTCCGCGCGCGCGGGCATCGCCTCGGGCTCCGGCAGCCACACGCGTACGGACGTGCATCTGCACCTGGACGTCACGCCGCCCGAGCTGACCGCGCACGCGGACGCCGAGCGCCTTCACCAGGTCGTGGCCAACCTCATCGACAACGCGGTCAAGCACAGCCCGCCGCACGGCCGCGTCACCGTGCGCGCCCGGCGCGGCCTCTACCCCGAGTCCCTGGACCTGGAGGTCCTCGACGAGGGCCCCGGCATCCCGGAGTCGGAGTGGCACCGCGTCTTCGAGCGCTTCAACCGCGGCAGCCACGTCAATGCCCCCATGCAGGGGCCCGGCAGCGACGGCGGCACCGGTCTCGGCCTCGCCATCGCGCGCTGGGCGGTCGACATGCACGGCGGGCACATCGGAGTGGCCGAATCCCCTCGCGGCTGCCGCATCCAGGTCACCCTTCCGGGCCTGCCCGAAGTGCGAAGTTGA
- a CDS encoding multifunctional oxoglutarate decarboxylase/oxoglutarate dehydrogenase thiamine pyrophosphate-binding subunit/dihydrolipoyllysine-residue succinyltransferase subunit, producing MSSQSPSSSSISTDQDGQGKSPAAAFGPNEWLVDEIYQQYLQDPNSVDRAWWDFFADYKPGAGASPAAAPAKPAGDAAAGAAATTSPAAPAAPAAAPAAPAAPAAPAAKPAAAAAPAPAAKPAAAKPAAKAEPATPAETAPAGPEYVTLRGPAAAVAKNMNASVEVPTATSVRAVPVKLLFDNRIVINNHLKRARGGKISFTHLIGYAMVQAIKAMPSMNYSFVQKDGKPTLVKPEHINFGLAIDLVKPNGDRQLVVAGIKKAETLNFFEFWQAYEDIVRRARDGKLGMDDFTGVTVSLTNPGGLGTVHSVPRLMPGQSVIMGVGSMDYPAEFQGTSQDTLNKLGISKVMTLTSTYDHRVIQGAASGEFLRIVANLLLGENDFYDEIFKALRIPYEPVRWLKDIDASHDDDVTKAARVFELIHSYRVRGHVMADTDPLEYKQRKHPDLDITEHGLTLWDLEREFAVGGFAGKSMMKLRDVLGVLRDSYCRTTGIEFMHIQDPKQRKWLQDRIERTHASKPEREEQLRILRRLNAAEAFETFLQTKYVGQKRFSLEGGESVIPLLDAVIDSAAESRLDEVVIGMAHRGRLNVLANIVGKSYAQIFREFEGNMDPKSMHGSGDVKYHLGAEGTFTGLDGEQIKVSLAANPSHLETVDPIIEGIVRAKQDIINKGGTDFTVLPVALHGDAAFAGQGVVAETLNMSQLRGYRTGGTVHIVINNQVGFTAAPESSRSSMYATDVARMIEAPIFHVNGDDPEAVVRIARLAFEFRQAFNKDVVIDLICYRRRGHNESDNPAFTQPLMYDLIDKKRSVRKLYTESLIGRGDITLEEAEQALQDFQGQLEKVFTEVREAISQPAEAEVPAPEAEFPVNVDTSISQEVVKRIAESQVNIPDRVTVHPRLLPQLQRRMSMVEEGTIDWGMGETLAIGSLLLEGTPVRLSGQDSRRGTFGQRHAVLIDRETGEDFTPLLYLSEDQARYNVYDSLLSEYAVMGFEYGYSLARPESLVMWEAQFGDFVNGAQTVVDEYISAAEQKWNQHSGVTLLLPHGYEGQGPDHSSARIERFLQLCAQNNMTVAMPTLPSNYFHLLRWQVHNPHHKPLVVFTPKSMLRLKAAASKTEEFTTGGFRPVIGDDSVEASAVRKVVFCSGKLYYDLEAERKKREVTDTAIIRIERLYPLPGAELQAEIAKYPNAEKYLWAQEEPANQGAWPFIALNLIDHLDLAVGADIPHGERLRRISRPHGSSPAVGSKKRHEQEQEQLLTEVFEA from the coding sequence GTGTCGTCACAGTCCCCCAGTAGCTCGAGCATCTCGACCGACCAAGACGGGCAAGGCAAGAGCCCTGCTGCTGCCTTCGGTCCCAATGAGTGGCTCGTCGACGAGATCTATCAGCAGTACCTCCAGGACCCGAATTCGGTCGACCGAGCCTGGTGGGACTTCTTCGCCGACTACAAGCCGGGAGCGGGCGCGTCACCTGCCGCTGCCCCGGCCAAGCCGGCGGGTGACGCAGCCGCGGGGGCTGCGGCCACCACGTCCCCCGCAGCTCCTGCCGCACCCGCCGCCGCCCCGGCCGCACCCGCCGCGCCCGCCGCTCCTGCGGCGAAGCCCGCAGCCGCCGCGGCCCCGGCCCCCGCCGCGAAGCCCGCAGCCGCGAAGCCCGCCGCCAAGGCGGAGCCCGCGACCCCTGCTGAAACGGCCCCGGCAGGACCCGAGTACGTGACGCTGCGCGGCCCCGCCGCCGCGGTCGCGAAGAACATGAACGCCTCCGTGGAGGTCCCGACGGCGACGTCGGTCCGCGCGGTCCCGGTGAAGCTGCTCTTCGACAACCGCATCGTCATCAACAACCACCTCAAGCGCGCCCGCGGCGGGAAGATCTCCTTCACGCACCTCATCGGGTACGCGATGGTGCAGGCCATCAAGGCCATGCCGTCGATGAACTACTCCTTCGTGCAGAAGGACGGCAAGCCGACGCTGGTCAAGCCGGAGCACATCAACTTCGGCCTCGCCATCGACCTGGTGAAGCCCAACGGCGACCGCCAGCTCGTGGTCGCGGGCATCAAGAAGGCCGAGACCCTGAACTTCTTCGAGTTCTGGCAGGCCTACGAGGACATCGTCCGCCGTGCACGCGACGGCAAGCTCGGCATGGACGACTTCACCGGCGTCACGGTCTCGCTGACCAACCCCGGCGGCCTCGGCACGGTCCACTCGGTCCCCCGCCTGATGCCCGGACAGTCGGTCATCATGGGCGTCGGCTCGATGGACTACCCCGCGGAGTTCCAGGGCACGTCCCAGGACACCCTGAACAAGCTCGGCATCTCGAAGGTCATGACGCTCACGTCGACCTACGACCACCGGGTGATCCAGGGCGCCGCTTCGGGTGAGTTCCTGCGGATCGTCGCGAACCTGCTGCTCGGCGAGAACGACTTCTACGACGAGATCTTCAAGGCGCTGCGCATCCCGTACGAGCCGGTCCGCTGGCTCAAGGACATCGACGCCTCGCACGACGACGACGTCACGAAGGCCGCCCGCGTCTTCGAGCTGATCCACTCCTACCGCGTCCGCGGCCACGTCATGGCCGACACGGACCCGCTGGAGTACAAGCAGCGCAAGCACCCCGACCTGGACATCACCGAGCACGGCCTCACCTTGTGGGACCTGGAGCGCGAGTTCGCGGTCGGCGGCTTCGCCGGCAAGTCGATGATGAAGCTGCGCGACGTCCTCGGCGTCCTGCGCGACTCGTACTGCCGCACCACCGGCATCGAGTTCATGCACATCCAGGACCCGAAGCAGCGCAAGTGGCTCCAGGACCGCATCGAGCGCACGCACGCCTCGAAGCCCGAGCGCGAGGAGCAGCTGCGCATCCTGCGTCGGCTGAACGCCGCCGAGGCCTTCGAGACGTTCCTGCAGACGAAGTACGTCGGCCAGAAGCGCTTCTCCCTGGAGGGCGGCGAGTCCGTCATCCCGCTGCTCGACGCCGTCATCGACAGCGCCGCCGAGTCCCGCCTGGACGAGGTCGTCATCGGCATGGCCCACCGCGGCCGCCTGAACGTCCTCGCGAACATCGTGGGCAAGTCGTACGCCCAGATCTTCCGCGAGTTCGAGGGCAACATGGACCCCAAGTCCATGCACGGCTCCGGCGACGTGAAGTACCACCTGGGCGCCGAGGGCACCTTCACCGGCCTCGACGGCGAGCAGATCAAGGTCTCGCTCGCGGCGAACCCGTCCCACCTGGAGACGGTCGACCCGATCATCGAGGGCATCGTCCGCGCCAAGCAGGACATCATCAACAAGGGCGGCACGGACTTCACGGTCCTGCCCGTCGCCCTGCACGGTGACGCGGCCTTCGCGGGCCAGGGTGTGGTCGCCGAGACGCTGAACATGTCGCAGCTGCGCGGTTACCGCACGGGCGGCACGGTCCACATCGTCATCAACAACCAGGTCGGCTTCACCGCCGCCCCGGAGTCGTCGCGCTCCTCCATGTACGCCACGGACGTGGCCCGCATGATCGAGGCGCCGATCTTCCACGTGAACGGCGACGACCCCGAGGCCGTCGTGCGCATCGCGCGGCTCGCTTTCGAGTTCCGTCAGGCGTTCAACAAGGACGTCGTGATCGACCTCATCTGCTACCGCCGCCGCGGTCACAACGAGTCGGACAACCCGGCGTTCACGCAGCCGCTGATGTACGACCTGATCGACAAGAAGCGCTCGGTGCGCAAGCTCTACACCGAGTCCCTCATCGGTCGCGGCGACATCACCCTGGAAGAGGCCGAGCAGGCGCTCCAGGACTTCCAGGGGCAGCTGGAGAAGGTCTTCACGGAGGTCCGCGAGGCCATCTCGCAGCCCGCCGAGGCCGAGGTCCCGGCCCCGGAGGCCGAGTTCCCGGTGAACGTCGACACGTCGATCTCCCAGGAGGTCGTCAAGCGGATCGCCGAGTCCCAGGTCAACATCCCCGACCGGGTCACCGTCCACCCGCGTCTGCTGCCGCAGTTGCAGCGCCGCATGTCGATGGTCGAGGAAGGCACGATCGACTGGGGCATGGGCGAGACCCTCGCCATCGGTTCGCTGCTGCTCGAAGGCACGCCGGTCCGTCTGTCGGGCCAGGACTCGCGCCGTGGCACGTTCGGTCAGCGTCACGCGGTCCTCATCGACCGTGAGACGGGCGAGGACTTCACGCCGCTCCTGTACCTCTCCGAGGACCAGGCGCGCTACAACGTCTACGACTCGCTGCTCTCCGAGTACGCGGTGATGGGCTTCGAGTACGGCTACTCGCTGGCCCGTCCCGAGTCCCTCGTCATGTGGGAAGCGCAGTTCGGTGACTTCGTCAACGGCGCGCAGACGGTGGTGGACGAGTACATCTCGGCCGCCGAGCAGAAGTGGAACCAGCACTCCGGCGTCACGCTGCTGCTGCCGCACGGCTACGAGGGCCAGGGCCCGGACCACTCGTCCGCCCGCATCGAGCGCTTCCTCCAGCTGTGCGCGCAGAACAACATGACGGTCGCGATGCCGACCCTTCCGTCGAACTACTTCCACCTCCTGCGGTGGCAGGTGCACAACCCGCACCACAAGCCGCTGGTGGTCTTCACGCCGAAGTCGATGCTGCGCCTCAAGGCGGCGGCCTCGAAGACGGAGGAGTTCACGACGGGTGGCTTCCGCCCGGTCATCGGCGACGACTCGGTCGAGGCGTCGGCGGTCCGCAAGGTCGTCTTCTGCTCCGGCAAGCTGTACTACGACCTGGAGGCCGAGCGGAAGAAGCGCGAGGTCACGGACACCGCGATCATCCGCATCGAGCGTCTGTACCCGCTGCCGGGTGCCGAGCTCCAGGCGGAGATCGCGAAGTACCCGAACGCCGAGAAGTACCTGTGGGCGCAGGAGGAGCCGGCGAACCAGGGCGCGTGGCCCTTCATCGCCCTCAACCTCATCGACCACCTGGACCTGGCGGTCGGCGCGGACATCCCGCACGGCGAGCGCCTGCGCCGCATCTCGCGGCCGCACGGCTCGTCCCCCGCGGTCGGTTCGAAGAAGCGCCACGAGCAGGAGCAGGAGCAGCTCCTCACCGAGGTCTTCGAGGCGTGA
- a CDS encoding transporter substrate-binding domain-containing protein, with product MSVRPRGTTALLAFLLACTMAGASSCGEESEPTFLGKSQISVEMHGDLPGVSYEDNYRRSGFDHLLLGQLKDDLKIKTSKPANVSSADRVPDLVNGDTDMVIAAFSITPPRMEQIDFVGPYATTRQGFLVGKEGKDATKREDFKGRTVCTWEGTTSVEALKELKRVGADLITLTDASDCVDQLVAGEAYAVSTDQMILYGFARQHAAEGLRVVPGLTIGAPQHYGIGLAKGHRADCVRLREFVKDYVDSSAWIKDFEASVPNLAAEEPNWISHYKPSAGSIDARSCRDKPST from the coding sequence ATGAGCGTGAGACCGCGCGGGACCACGGCCCTGCTGGCGTTCCTCCTCGCCTGCACGATGGCGGGCGCGAGTTCCTGCGGCGAGGAGTCGGAGCCGACCTTCCTCGGCAAGTCCCAGATCAGCGTGGAGATGCACGGGGACCTGCCCGGCGTTTCGTACGAGGACAACTACCGCCGCTCGGGCTTCGACCATCTGCTGCTCGGACAGCTGAAGGACGACCTGAAGATCAAGACGTCCAAGCCGGCGAACGTGTCCTCCGCGGACCGCGTCCCCGACCTGGTCAACGGCGACACCGACATGGTCATCGCCGCCTTCTCCATCACACCGCCCCGCATGGAGCAGATCGACTTCGTCGGCCCCTACGCCACCACCCGTCAGGGATTCCTCGTCGGCAAGGAGGGCAAGGACGCCACGAAGCGGGAGGACTTCAAGGGCAGGACGGTCTGCACGTGGGAGGGCACGACCTCCGTGGAGGCGCTCAAGGAGCTCAAGCGCGTGGGCGCCGACCTGATCACGCTCACCGACGCCTCCGACTGCGTCGACCAGCTCGTCGCCGGAGAGGCGTACGCGGTCTCCACCGACCAGATGATCCTGTACGGCTTCGCCCGGCAGCACGCCGCCGAGGGCCTGCGCGTGGTCCCCGGCCTGACCATCGGGGCGCCGCAGCACTACGGAATCGGCCTGGCCAAGGGGCACCGCGCGGACTGCGTCAGGCTGCGGGAGTTCGTGAAGGACTACGTCGACAGCAGCGCCTGGATCAAGGACTTCGAGGCGTCGGTCCCGAACCTCGCCGCCGAGGAACCCAACTGGATCAGCCACTACAAACCGAGCGCGGGCTCCATCGACGCCCGCTCCTGCCGCGACAAGCCGAGCACCTGA